Part of the Schistocerca americana isolate TAMUIC-IGC-003095 chromosome 5, iqSchAmer2.1, whole genome shotgun sequence genome, GTTAGACATCGTTTCTGAACAACTCAGGAATATCACAGACTGTACCATCTTGTATTCAAACGGTTTGATGTACTGAATTAAAGGCGAAATGTTACACTCAACCAGCTCTACTTCATCAACATACGTGACGTGATtatagaaaaatgtttattttcgCTTTCTCACGACTCCAGTCATTTCACAGACATTAGTGGCCTCAGATACTCATTAAAGGAAGCAATTCATAGCCAGTTGCAAAACTTGGCTAACAAAGAAGTGTTATTGACAATGTACACTTGTAAGTAtgctttttaggtttttatgtttgtaatgCCACGTAACactctgtatgaaactcactgactATGCTGTatgcagtgtgtggctggttggtctcattgttggagtattcgcttGTGCATtattgggtagttggatgtgaacagcacctAGCGTTGGTCAGTTGGAGGTGAGAAGCCAGCAGttctggatgtggggagagagatggcagaattttgagagcgacgatctggacgtgtgtccatcagaaaggataaatttgtaatactggatatcatgaactgatatatatatatatatatatatatatatatatatatatatatatatatatatatatatatatatgttgacttttgtacattattaaggtaaatacattgttggttctctatcaaaatctttcatttgctgactatgcctatcagtagttagtgcctttcgtagttagaatcttttatttagctggcagtattggcgctcgatgtactgcagtagttcgagtaaggtcgatttttgtgaggtaagcgattcatgaaaggcaaatgttattgttagccagggacattcttttgtaaggattattgaaactcagattgcattgcgctgaaatattgtgtgtcactttagtgacgatcagaataagtaaagagaaaactgtctgagtacgttgagttttgctccaCTGTTTGTAAACCAAATGACGTAGgaggcttaccagcacagtaattcataatttttccaaggggacgtttcacgctgTATTTTGTCGTCACGAGTTTGTGCAATACTGACagcaagaactgaaaaaaatgtggaagcgATCATTACGCTAGCCATCTTCAACAGAAATCAGCACCAACTGATTGTAAAGGAAAGTGCATTGAACTTAGAAAATAGATGATGTCAATTCATTTATGTTATTATATGAGATAAAAACATTTCTAACATACTGTCATCTGCATGGCTGTATTGTATCAAATCCTCATTCTTGGATTTCCATAATAGTTACAAATATTTCCCATgaaattttccagaattttttttcagtgaagACCAACCGACGTCCAAAATCTTTAGTACACATGCATAAAGCCTTCATATCTAAGGGAGTATATCAAAGGGCAAATGAAAACTTTCTGCATGAActgtttttcatttttgtgctgTTACTTTTTGCTATAAAATATATATTCCGTGAATGTAAGTGCAGATATTAAAAGCACATGATGGCGTACAAGGTGCAGAGAAAACTGAGATCAGAATAAGTGGCTTTTAGAACaatttattcattttcatacaCAAAATAGAAAACGTACTGAGCTCTAATGGAAAGACACACATCAAACATCCATTCTATGATTTCAAATTTAACATCCATCCTTTATAAATAGTATATGTATATGTCTCTAGTATCAGTTTTGTGCATTGTACATTAGGTGGCAGCATCGTTTAGTTTCATCATTCTGAACAGTTCAGTAGTTGGTCAGTAGTGGTATCCACCGTTTCCAGCTCCAGCTCCGGCGCGCCCCCTGGCGTAGCCATATCCGCCGTTGGAGTAGGCGGTGAGTCCGGTGTCCTGGTACTCTACGGTGGGCCTGTAGCCGCCCTCGTCCGCCTGGTAGGAGACGATCTGCTTGCGGCCGTCAGGCAGCAGCACGCGGTACTGGCCCTGGGCGCTCTCCCCCTGCCTGGACTCCTCTTGTCCAAAGTCACTCAGCGTCTCGCCGTCCTGCACCGAGTAGCTGAACTCGTAGTTGGCAGGCTCCTGGAGGGAAAAAATAGTTTTGCTTTAGTGCTTTTCCACTTTAACAGCTGATTAACaggtatattttttttttaattcattgaaTTGTTTAATGTTTGAAATCAAGTATTCTGACATGCCTACAATAATTAATAACGATTCAAACGGCTTTTCAATAAATTTAAAGTAATCATCATTTCTGCAGCATTTCCTACAATCGACGGTAAcctaaaataaattttcattgaGTGGAAGAGCAAATTGATTACTAACTCCGAAAAAGGGAGgtataaaaaatggctcttagctctatgggactcaacttcggaggtcattagtcccctataacttagaactagttaaacctaaccaacctaaggacattacacacacccgtgcccgaggcaggattcgaacctgcgaccgtagcggtctcgtggttcctgactgcagcgcctagaacagcacgaccacttcggccggcaaagggaGGTATACATGAACATAAATCAACAAATATTTATTCTAAGTATGTATGGTGCTGAATATATGTTTCCGCCACTGTAGGTGTCGATCTTAGTACACCATCTTTAATTTTTTAACTTCTACATTGATGCACCTGAACATAACCCAGTTTTGTTCTGTTTATTGTGTAGATGCAAATTTGAAAGACAAGTGAAATACCTTTTTTGAAAAATAGTCTAAAAGTCGTTTAAAATACATTATATGTGGTTAGGATTTCTATTCACATTGCGTATTCCACTTACTGCAAAATGTTCCCTTTTTAAGTATTGGCTTCATTAGAAAGTGAATATTTTCACTGAATGAGAATGTGAAGAAGTGAATGTTTAGGAAGCGAATATTTAGAAAATTAACGTTTCATTGAAGATCAATGAGGATATATTTATGAATGTGAAAGATAGCAAAGCTAATGGTTTGATACTGAAATGTTTAGGAAGTCTGTGTTTCATTGAAGATCAGTGAGGTTATATTTATGAATGTGAAACAAAGCGATATAAATCGTTCCATACTGAAATATTAGCAAGAAATCCCTCAGGCAATAAGTTTTATGATTTTACTCTCCAATAACACATCGAGAGGTTTTGTAAAGAGTTATTATGTGAGATAGAGCACCTGCTTTGAAGAGACTTGGAGGTGACCACAACAATTTCCTATGACTCATATGCTGATAGAAGTTATATGCTGAACAGGAAGAAAGTTAcgaagaaattttaaatttacctAACTACAATGTCAATAAGTAGCTAGTaatgtaatacataaaattaatttttatcatcAACTGATTAAACAACTGTTGACATTGtagttacgtaaatttaaaatttcatcgtAACTTTCTTCCTGTTCAGCATATAACTTCTATCAATATATGGGACATAGGACCATTTACAAATTGGAGACTATATGGCAAATAGAGGAGAATCTTACGGCAAGTGGATCTTCCTGGGCTCCAGCGCGACCGTAGCCATATCCGGGCACTCCATACACTGGAGAAAGGCCACCAGCGTTACCAGAGGGCGCACCGTACTGAGTGGAGAGCGCGTCACCAGAGTATGACGGGGCGCCGTACTGTGTGGACAGACCGAGTCCTCCAAAGCCAGTGGCACGGCCAGCCGCCGAAGGAGCGCCATATCGAGTGGAGAGACCACCGCCGATCCTCCTGCCTGTTCCAAACCTCCTGGAGGAGGCGCTTCCAAAGCTGGAGGAGACCCGAGCTGCTGGACCCTGGCTGGAAGCGCCTGAGCGACCGAAAGTGGCGCCTGTCAGCGCAGGAGCTCCGTACTGAATGCTGAGACCGTTGGCTGCTGGGGCGCCGTACTGAGAGCTGAGAGAGGAGGCCGAGGGAGGTCCGTACTCAGAGCTGGGAGGCAGGTACGACCGGTCGACTGGCGGCTCGGCGACGACGCACAGAGCGAGCGCTGACAGGACGACGTACACCTGTCAAAAGACAAAATTGCTTTGTATGTCATAAGTCGTTACAACCGTCTACTGCAACTGTAATGTTAGAATTTTATGCAAAAAATGAAGCGCAGGAAACATGTTCTGTTAAAGGGAGCCTGTGTATTAATAGTGATTTACATGGTATATgttgatgtctacatctacatccatatttatactgcacaagccacccaacggtgtgtggcggagggcactttacgttccactgtcattacttccatttcctattccagtcgcgtatggttcgcaggaagaacgtcttccatattcagggatgcttcaacggccttacgatcactgattccctgttctgcgcttacagagtcgaaatgttcgggtctgtctgttatcagtaggtccaagatgttatctcctcgagtcggttctctgtgtaattgctcgaggtaattttcggataatgcactcagtataatgtcacttgatgctctgtccctaccacctgtcctaaacttctgagtgtcccagtctttgttctgccactaatgctgctgagtcgggaggtcggtaaaaggacccattctgtacttgcccgaggccataacACTTaagaaaccacccagtccacgccacacaactcctgctacccgtgtagccgcctgctgtgtgtaatggactcctcacctatccagcggaacccgaaaccccaccaccctatggcgcaagtcgaggaatctgcagcccacacggtcgcagaaccgtctcagcctgtgattcagaccctccactcggctctgaaccaaacatccgcagtcagtcctgtcgacaattaTCATTTTAGTATTAATACAGGGGTGGCATTCCTTAAAATATAACCGGTTTTCGTTAAgccagaatcttctcatgaaatttctatcaccaactttcttcccAGAGTATGAATATATTTTGTTGGTCCTCACCTACACAGAAAGGCGTGATCATCACGGTAATATAAGCTCGCACGGTAAAATTGCTGTTTGTTTTTCCAGCACGCTCTTTGGGATAGAACGGTAGAGAACTAGCTTGAAGGTCGTTCAGTGAACCTTCTGTCTGGCACTaagttgtgaattgcagagtaataatgtaagtgTATATGTCCAACGTAGAGAACTTATTTGCCTGGTAAACAATAAACTAACATCATTCTATTAACAGGTACATCATTAGTTCCCAATGCATTACCTGCATTGTGTTGTTTGAGAACCGCATGACAACGTTTCCCGTTGATAAGGTGCTTGCAGTCTGAAATTAATACGTTCCCTAGAGTTAAGAAGACAAATATTTTCTAGCCTTAGTCTTTTTAACCAGCAGTAGAATGTTCAATCTAATGAGAGGGACGCATGgatcaaagaaaatttgaaaaatgagCGTCACTTAAGTGACTGTCTATCGAAATTAGGAAGGGTATATG contains:
- the LOC124615743 gene encoding pro-resilin-like; protein product: MKVYVVLSALALCVVAEPPVDRSYLPPSSEYGPPSASSLSSQYGAPAANGLSIQYGAPALTGATFGRSGASSQGPAARVSSSFGSASSRRFGTGRRIGGGLSTRYGAPSAAGRATGFGGLGLSTQYGAPSYSGDALSTQYGAPSGNAGGLSPVYGVPGYGYGRAGAQEDPLAEPANYEFSYSVQDGETLSDFGQEESRQGESAQGQYRVLLPDGRKQIVSYQADEGGYRPTVEYQDTGLTAYSNGGYGYARGRAGAGAGNGGYHY